Proteins encoded in a region of the Paenibacillus sp. W2I17 genome:
- a CDS encoding helix-turn-helix domain-containing protein yields MSGYDDFNYAKHAIRHRAADYLLKPVNPDELNGVLAKCARELEKAESAPESWESYPSSFAGEFSLFQQQARLRFNDLNGQSLRGWFQQLQQKLERCEINRPRQLGRVAYELQALLDELCVSNGLYERPEATALPPSTALASIESTITWISSPYYQALEQLIAQRKFKNKLNLDEVKQYIEQHCMEMITLEQLAQIFFVSKEYLSKVFKKEYEVNVTDYVVQLRMTRAKEWVMDEQIPFKHVAEMAGYEDVSYFYRVFKKHFGISPGEMRKGQPRISGNSSSSTE; encoded by the coding sequence GTGAGCGGATATGACGACTTCAATTATGCAAAACATGCGATCCGCCATCGGGCTGCAGATTATCTGCTCAAACCGGTGAATCCGGATGAACTGAATGGTGTGTTGGCCAAATGTGCACGAGAATTGGAGAAGGCTGAATCAGCGCCTGAATCATGGGAGTCGTACCCATCTTCGTTCGCAGGTGAGTTCTCCCTGTTTCAACAGCAGGCCCGTCTGCGGTTTAATGACCTGAACGGTCAGAGTCTGCGGGGTTGGTTCCAGCAATTACAGCAGAAGCTGGAACGATGCGAGATTAACAGACCCCGGCAGCTTGGGCGGGTGGCTTATGAATTACAGGCTTTGCTGGATGAACTGTGCGTCTCCAATGGCTTGTACGAGCGGCCCGAAGCAACGGCGCTACCTCCTTCAACAGCGCTGGCTTCCATCGAATCCACGATCACATGGATTTCGAGTCCGTACTATCAGGCTTTGGAGCAGCTGATTGCGCAGCGCAAATTTAAGAACAAGCTGAACCTGGACGAGGTGAAGCAATACATTGAGCAACACTGTATGGAGATGATTACGCTGGAGCAGCTCGCCCAGATCTTTTTTGTCAGCAAGGAATATCTCAGCAAGGTATTCAAGAAAGAGTATGAGGTGAATGTGACCGACTATGTTGTCCAGTTGCGTATGACGCGAGCGAAGGAATGGGTGATGGATGAGCAGATTCCATTCAAGCATGTTGCCGAGATGGCGGGTTATGAGGATGTGTCCTACTTCTATCGAGTGTTTAAGAAGCATTTCGGAATATCTCCAGGGGAGATGCGGAAGGGACAACCTCGTATATCAGGCAATTCAAGCAGTAGCACGGAATGA
- the moaA gene encoding GTP 3',8-cyclase MoaA — protein MELLQDSFGRIHDYIRISVTDRCNLRCVYCMPAEGMEFAPHDEIMSYEEIAQVLKVLAPMGMRKVRLTGGEPLVRKDLHKLVSMISAIDGIDDIALTTNALLLDKQAQALKDAGLNRINISLDSLRADRFSMITRGGDVNKVLKGIEAATAAGLAPIKLNVVLMKGINDDEIKDFIAMTIDQPLHVRFIEYMPIGQASDSWRKSYLPLEAVTDVCAEAGWTVENTTGPAGNGPSRNMKIAGSEGTFGLIHPVSDHFCDNCNRLRLTADGHIKACLYWSDEYNVRRFVDDPNAMAALFLKALGTKPKNHEMALALEQKMQSHTPTVRRMSQIGG, from the coding sequence ATGGAACTGCTTCAGGATTCATTTGGCCGGATACATGACTACATCCGTATTTCTGTTACGGACCGCTGTAATTTACGCTGTGTGTACTGCATGCCTGCAGAGGGCATGGAGTTTGCTCCACATGATGAGATTATGAGCTACGAAGAAATAGCACAGGTGCTGAAGGTACTTGCCCCGATGGGCATGCGCAAAGTCCGACTCACCGGGGGCGAACCGTTGGTACGCAAGGATCTGCACAAGCTCGTCAGCATGATCTCGGCAATTGACGGGATTGACGATATTGCCCTGACTACCAACGCTCTTCTGCTGGACAAACAAGCTCAGGCGTTAAAAGATGCTGGGTTGAACCGGATTAACATCAGTCTGGATTCCCTGCGTGCTGATCGCTTCTCCATGATTACCCGCGGCGGAGACGTGAATAAGGTGCTGAAAGGCATTGAAGCTGCAACTGCCGCTGGCCTTGCTCCGATCAAGCTGAATGTTGTGCTGATGAAGGGTATTAACGATGATGAGATCAAGGATTTTATTGCAATGACGATTGATCAACCTCTTCATGTGCGTTTTATTGAATATATGCCGATTGGACAGGCCTCGGATTCATGGCGCAAATCCTATTTGCCGCTGGAAGCCGTGACAGATGTATGTGCTGAAGCAGGCTGGACGGTAGAAAATACAACAGGCCCTGCGGGCAATGGCCCATCACGTAATATGAAAATTGCGGGCTCCGAAGGCACATTTGGATTGATTCATCCCGTGAGTGATCATTTCTGTGACAATTGCAACCGACTTCGGCTAACCGCTGACGGACATATCAAAGCCTGCCTCTACTGGTCAGATGAGTATAATGTTCGCCGCTTTGTGGATGATCCGAATGCCATGGCGGCGCTTTTCCTCAAAGCGCTGGGTACGAAACCGAAGAATCATGAGATGGCTCTGGCTTTGGAACAAAAAATGCAATCTCATACGCCGACGGTACGCCGCATGTCCCAGATTGGCGGATAG
- a CDS encoding ABC transporter substrate-binding protein: MKVWKSVASAVLVSVLLAGCGSNAGTDNGQEESASGSTVSLKVFVAQPRLKEHYDKYIEQFKAKEKAEKNIEVNVQLEMPPADNAPQILKTRLASNDAPDVFALHAVNEIPPFSKAGYLEDLSGQPFVDKLLDSVKPSITDAEGKIVAIPLETVSWGYLYNKDIFKEQGLEVPTTLTEMKAVVEKLKAANITPFELSYKEAWIPQLFLPLTVGALTQSEHKDFVEKMNQDQGSFSDMKALFDIFDLVNANGTDKALEVGGDDGSAAFASGSAAMWIQGPWFAETILKSNPDLNFGVAPMPINDNPDDTKINLSTSTSLAVSSSSKNKEVALDFVNYILDDKDSSAFFEALKFNPIAKIHDFKSFPWVDDAQKYVSEGKAYEDPSLPQAVKDESGKALQGYYSGQLNQQQVIDALDKAWKSYNKVNK; encoded by the coding sequence ATGAAAGTATGGAAAAGCGTAGCAAGTGCGGTACTGGTCAGTGTTCTGCTCGCAGGTTGCGGTTCCAATGCAGGAACGGACAATGGGCAGGAGGAATCGGCATCAGGCAGCACGGTATCACTCAAAGTATTCGTTGCACAACCTCGGCTGAAAGAACATTACGATAAATATATAGAACAGTTCAAAGCCAAGGAGAAAGCAGAGAAAAACATTGAAGTGAACGTGCAACTGGAGATGCCGCCAGCGGACAATGCCCCTCAGATTCTGAAGACTCGTCTCGCCTCCAATGATGCACCGGATGTGTTCGCCCTGCATGCAGTCAATGAGATTCCACCATTCAGCAAAGCTGGTTATCTGGAAGACCTGTCGGGCCAACCTTTTGTCGATAAGCTGCTGGATTCGGTTAAACCTTCCATAACGGATGCGGAGGGCAAAATCGTAGCTATTCCATTGGAAACAGTATCATGGGGCTATCTGTACAATAAAGATATTTTCAAAGAGCAAGGGCTGGAAGTGCCAACGACGTTAACAGAAATGAAAGCGGTCGTGGAGAAACTCAAAGCAGCCAACATTACACCGTTTGAACTATCCTACAAAGAAGCCTGGATTCCGCAATTATTCCTGCCACTTACCGTGGGTGCATTAACTCAGTCTGAGCACAAAGACTTCGTGGAGAAGATGAATCAGGATCAGGGCTCCTTCTCCGATATGAAAGCATTGTTTGATATCTTCGATCTGGTTAATGCCAATGGAACGGACAAAGCGCTGGAAGTGGGCGGAGACGATGGTTCAGCAGCCTTCGCATCAGGAAGCGCCGCGATGTGGATTCAGGGACCATGGTTTGCCGAAACCATTCTAAAGTCCAACCCGGACTTGAACTTTGGTGTAGCACCAATGCCGATCAATGACAATCCGGATGATACCAAAATCAATCTGAGCACCTCCACTTCACTGGCAGTATCGTCATCTAGCAAAAACAAAGAAGTGGCACTCGATTTCGTGAACTACATTCTCGATGACAAGGATTCAAGTGCATTCTTCGAAGCACTCAAGTTCAATCCGATTGCCAAGATCCATGACTTCAAGAGCTTCCCATGGGTAGACGATGCCCAGAAATATGTGAGTGAAGGTAAAGCTTATGAGGACCCATCCCTCCCTCAAGCGGTGAAAGACGAGTCAGGCAAAGCGTTGCAAGGCTACTACTCTGGGCAATTAAATCAACAGCAGGTTATCGATGCGCTTGACAAGGCGTGGAAATCCTACAACAAAGTCAACAAGTAA
- a CDS encoding carbohydrate ABC transporter permease → MATNVFKKYLSLLAFTAPAFVIYAIFLLYPTFSGMFYSLTDWNGLNQDYSFIGLGNFMELFKEDPDFLNSLWFTMKYVIFMLILQNGIALLLAVLIESRTRSKGLFRTLFFMPNMISTIISAFMWTFIFSQVLPQLAEKLAFSFLDQQWLGDPKFSFYSILIVSLWNGVGYMMIIYLAALQGVPKSLKEAAVIDGANAFQVLRNVVLPMITHAVTICFFLTLNGAFKVFEVVYGLTGGGPGRATQVITMNIYEEAFSNNFRYGYASAKSVVLFIIVLIFTLIQITVMKKKEVEA, encoded by the coding sequence ATGGCTACGAATGTGTTCAAGAAGTATCTGTCACTGCTCGCGTTCACTGCGCCTGCCTTTGTCATCTATGCGATTTTCCTGCTGTATCCCACGTTTAGTGGCATGTTCTATAGTCTGACGGATTGGAACGGACTCAATCAGGATTACAGCTTTATCGGTCTGGGCAACTTCATGGAATTGTTCAAAGAAGATCCCGACTTTCTGAATTCCCTGTGGTTCACGATGAAATATGTAATATTTATGCTGATTCTGCAAAATGGAATTGCCTTGCTGCTCGCTGTGTTGATTGAATCACGGACGCGCAGCAAGGGGCTCTTCCGGACCCTGTTCTTCATGCCTAACATGATCAGTACAATCATCAGTGCTTTCATGTGGACCTTCATCTTCTCTCAGGTGCTGCCTCAGCTCGCAGAGAAACTGGCTTTTTCGTTCCTCGACCAGCAATGGTTGGGTGATCCGAAGTTTTCATTTTACTCTATCCTGATCGTATCGCTCTGGAACGGTGTAGGGTATATGATGATCATCTATCTGGCTGCTCTCCAGGGTGTGCCGAAAAGTCTCAAAGAAGCGGCTGTTATTGATGGGGCCAACGCATTCCAGGTGCTGCGCAATGTGGTGTTGCCGATGATTACTCATGCCGTGACCATCTGTTTCTTCCTGACATTGAACGGAGCATTCAAAGTGTTTGAAGTGGTGTATGGACTGACTGGTGGTGGACCGGGCCGGGCCACGCAGGTGATCACGATGAACATTTATGAAGAAGCGTTCTCCAATAACTTCAGATACGGCTATGCGAGTGCCAAATCGGTTGTGCTGTTCATCATCGTACTCATCTTTACACTCATCCAGATCACCGTCATGAAGAAGAAAGAGGTGGAAGCATGA
- a CDS encoding LysE/ArgO family amino acid transporter: protein MMEVVIHAVILAFGLILPLGVQNVFIFNQGMSQRRYIHALPAVITAGVSDTLLIGAAVGGVSLILLQWPVLANVLYAVGSLFLLYMAWSIWRSSESVQGSQTVMSAGRQIAFAASVSLLNPHALLDTVAVIGTSSLQYEGVERMYFALTAAAVSWIWFMGLAGAGRVIGRTDRTGRISLVFNRLSALVMVGLACMMLWKLIYS from the coding sequence ATGATGGAGGTTGTTATTCACGCAGTGATTCTGGCGTTTGGCCTGATCTTGCCACTGGGTGTGCAGAATGTATTTATTTTTAACCAGGGCATGAGCCAGAGGCGTTATATACATGCACTGCCTGCTGTTATAACGGCAGGGGTCAGTGATACGTTGTTGATCGGAGCAGCCGTTGGAGGGGTGTCACTCATTTTGCTGCAATGGCCAGTTCTGGCGAATGTGTTGTATGCAGTAGGAAGCCTGTTTCTGCTATATATGGCATGGAGTATTTGGAGGTCGTCCGAATCTGTGCAAGGTTCGCAGACGGTAATGTCAGCAGGACGACAAATTGCGTTCGCCGCATCGGTATCTTTACTCAATCCCCATGCGCTGCTGGACACGGTTGCCGTGATTGGCACCAGTTCACTTCAGTATGAAGGGGTGGAGCGCATGTATTTTGCCCTGACAGCCGCGGCTGTATCTTGGATATGGTTCATGGGACTTGCAGGCGCAGGCAGGGTGATTGGCAGAACGGATCGTACTGGACGCATCAGTCTGGTGTTCAATCGATTGTCTGCTCTAGTCATGGTCGGTCTGGCATGTATGATGCTGTGGAAGCTCATTTATTCATAG
- a CDS encoding sensor histidine kinase, which yields MFTECYRKLIDPFKRSIRNKLILTMTLLAVLPVIAMTAMAAENTRSSMEEEIMETNRANMNWASIYLGEQFARMNNIIYSIQISDELHQYLALNEEAPAASRFDEQKAMFNMLNSVYYSAGNYVFGVELYLKELDTLFTFNSMDSRIKAVSEIPEGYHELFAQHKDFTIINDPDDPQKFHMTRSMNRFEDQAQIGAISLEVKWAEFNQTLELLDSRGDYGVYIADSTGSPVYQPNQEIQPSAEAMEKLAGTKESSGFIRTAKEYVFFHSIEPSGLRVVKIVPAHIVNESALDTMKYGLVVGGLATVISVGLAALVAWRTSKPIVRLANSMKGIQLIKDREVVRSGRVDEIGLLEKNLHGMASRIREHIRDNYLMNLEKQTAELKALQSQIHPHFLQNTLQMIGGMVYSQKPADSYKVIRALSEMFRYIVRAPDGLVPLQSELDQLEHYMLIQKQRFAGRLEYTLEITGELRACYIPKLSLQPIVENAFLHGLEKKQGEWKLGIEVVCEPTDVTILICDNGVGMDAERLTEMQSRLERLTRQADRVWSSGTSIGLVNAASRMVMHFGPEYGMSIESEYGQGTSVTVRIPCNTGGEAL from the coding sequence GTGTTTACCGAATGTTATCGGAAGCTGATAGATCCTTTCAAACGCAGCATTCGCAATAAGTTGATTCTTACCATGACGCTGCTGGCTGTTCTACCCGTCATTGCCATGACCGCTATGGCTGCTGAGAATACCCGCTCTTCCATGGAAGAGGAGATTATGGAGACCAACCGAGCCAATATGAACTGGGCCTCCATCTATCTAGGTGAACAGTTCGCCCGCATGAACAATATTATCTATTCGATTCAGATCAGTGACGAATTGCATCAATATCTGGCGTTGAACGAAGAAGCGCCGGCAGCCAGTCGGTTCGATGAACAGAAGGCCATGTTCAATATGCTGAACAGTGTATACTATTCTGCTGGCAATTATGTATTTGGTGTTGAACTCTATCTGAAGGAATTGGACACCCTGTTCACCTTCAACTCCATGGATTCTCGCATCAAAGCGGTATCGGAAATACCGGAAGGGTATCATGAGCTTTTTGCACAACATAAAGATTTTACGATTATCAATGATCCGGACGATCCGCAAAAGTTTCACATGACCCGCAGCATGAACCGCTTCGAGGATCAGGCACAGATCGGTGCCATCAGTCTGGAGGTCAAGTGGGCTGAGTTCAATCAGACGCTGGAGCTGCTGGATAGCCGGGGTGACTATGGGGTATACATTGCTGACAGCACGGGCAGTCCGGTCTATCAGCCGAACCAAGAGATTCAGCCGTCTGCGGAAGCAATGGAGAAATTGGCAGGCACAAAAGAAAGTTCGGGCTTCATCCGGACAGCCAAGGAATATGTATTCTTTCACTCCATCGAGCCGTCAGGACTGCGTGTGGTCAAGATTGTACCTGCCCATATCGTTAACGAAAGTGCTTTGGACACGATGAAATACGGACTGGTCGTGGGTGGCCTGGCCACCGTCATATCTGTGGGACTAGCTGCGCTGGTGGCCTGGCGCACATCGAAGCCCATTGTCAGACTGGCGAATTCCATGAAGGGTATTCAGCTGATCAAGGACAGGGAAGTGGTACGAAGCGGCCGGGTAGATGAGATTGGTCTGCTGGAGAAAAATCTGCACGGTATGGCTAGTCGTATTCGGGAACATATTCGCGACAATTACCTGATGAATCTGGAGAAGCAAACGGCCGAGCTCAAAGCACTGCAATCTCAGATCCATCCGCATTTCCTGCAAAATACACTGCAGATGATCGGTGGCATGGTCTACTCGCAAAAACCGGCAGACAGTTACAAAGTCATTCGAGCCTTGAGCGAGATGTTTCGTTATATTGTGCGAGCGCCGGATGGACTTGTACCCCTACAGTCTGAACTGGACCAGCTGGAGCATTATATGCTGATTCAGAAGCAGCGTTTTGCCGGCAGGCTTGAATATACACTGGAGATCACCGGAGAACTTCGGGCGTGTTATATCCCCAAGTTGTCTTTGCAACCCATTGTGGAGAATGCATTTTTGCATGGTCTGGAGAAGAAGCAGGGTGAATGGAAACTGGGCATTGAGGTCGTCTGTGAACCTACAGATGTAACCATTCTAATTTGTGATAACGGCGTGGGTATGGATGCTGAGAGACTAACGGAGATGCAGTCCAGACTGGAGCGGCTTACCCGGCAGGCAGATCGGGTGTGGAGTTCAGGTACAAGTATTGGACTGGTCAATGCGGCCTCACGGATGGTAATGCATTTTGGACCTGAATATGGGATGAGCATAGAAAGTGAATACGGACAGGGGACAAGCGTTACGGTACGAATTCCCTGCAATACAGGAGGCGAAGCCTTGTGA
- a CDS encoding response regulator, giving the protein MNKELYRVLLVDDEPWNRDILRNLGDWNELGMTVAGEAEDGEQAIQLVKQHQPHIIITDMRMPGKDGVELLQTLSGQYPTDQGDRGERI; this is encoded by the coding sequence GTGAACAAGGAACTGTACAGAGTGCTGCTGGTGGACGATGAACCGTGGAACCGGGATATTTTGCGCAACCTAGGAGATTGGAATGAACTTGGCATGACTGTTGCAGGTGAGGCAGAGGATGGCGAGCAGGCCATACAACTGGTCAAGCAGCATCAGCCTCACATTATCATTACGGATATGCGAATGCCCGGCAAAGACGGTGTGGAGCTGTTACAGACACTGAGCGGACAGTACCCCACAGATCAAGGTGATCGTGGTGAGCGGATATGA
- a CDS encoding PLP-dependent aminotransferase family protein → MERSDSRLNLGWKPNPSLDLPLYRQIEAYVRQKITTGEWSAGYRLPSQRMWAESMGVNRSTLVTALDNLASAGLIEGRHGGGTYISGSGWHGMAHGAMPNWNEAIEEGWYYPNLPEIQQINQAEFRPGIIRLGTGELAPELMPQDAFNDILYALSHRSRTLNYLEPQGSLELREALSVHLQTTGIQASPDSILIVSGSLQALHLISVGLLPRGSAVLLEKPSYLYSIHAFQSAGLKMSGIPMDDEGLHIARLEDAAQHVKDQDHISLLYTIPSFHNPTGSVMSDHRREELMTTARTLGISILEDAAYSDLWLDTPPPPSLKARDQEGRVLHMGTLSKAVSPGLRLGWLVGPEPVIRRLADIKMQTDYGTSSLAQEAAALWFAEGHHAGHMERLRPELRRRRDIMLELLQRHFHGIAEWKIPAGGFYIWLQFTVEPLSIRQLFHTCLEQDVLIHPGYLYDRLDASHIRLSYAYASPDEMERGLQCLAEAVHRHMDSGS, encoded by the coding sequence ATGGAACGTTCTGATTCTCGGCTAAACTTAGGGTGGAAGCCGAACCCTTCTCTCGACTTGCCTTTGTATCGCCAGATTGAAGCCTATGTCCGGCAGAAAATCACAACAGGCGAATGGTCAGCAGGATATCGTCTCCCCTCACAACGAATGTGGGCTGAGTCCATGGGGGTGAACCGCAGTACATTGGTCACTGCCCTGGATAATCTGGCCTCGGCTGGTCTGATTGAAGGCAGACATGGCGGAGGAACTTATATTTCCGGCTCCGGTTGGCATGGTATGGCTCACGGAGCGATGCCCAATTGGAACGAAGCCATCGAGGAGGGTTGGTATTATCCCAACCTGCCCGAGATCCAGCAGATTAATCAGGCTGAATTCCGGCCTGGCATCATACGTCTTGGTACAGGGGAGCTTGCCCCGGAGCTAATGCCTCAGGATGCTTTTAACGACATTCTGTATGCCCTGTCCCATCGTTCTCGTACACTCAACTACCTGGAACCTCAAGGAAGCCTGGAGCTTCGTGAGGCTTTATCCGTCCATTTGCAGACGACTGGCATTCAAGCCTCTCCAGATTCCATACTGATCGTATCCGGCTCTCTTCAGGCACTGCATTTGATTTCGGTCGGACTGCTCCCTCGCGGATCAGCAGTTCTGCTGGAAAAACCGTCGTATCTCTATTCCATTCACGCCTTTCAGTCGGCAGGGTTGAAAATGAGTGGTATCCCGATGGATGACGAAGGATTGCACATTGCTCGTCTGGAGGACGCGGCGCAGCATGTAAAAGATCAAGATCACATCTCGCTTCTCTACACGATCCCGAGCTTTCACAATCCCACCGGCTCTGTGATGAGTGATCACCGCCGGGAAGAACTGATGACCACCGCTCGAACACTAGGCATCTCCATACTGGAGGATGCCGCCTACAGTGATCTGTGGTTGGATACACCTCCGCCGCCATCACTAAAGGCGCGCGACCAGGAAGGACGGGTGCTGCATATGGGCACCCTGTCAAAGGCAGTCAGTCCCGGTCTGCGCCTCGGATGGCTGGTTGGGCCAGAGCCGGTCATTCGCCGTCTCGCAGATATCAAGATGCAGACCGATTATGGTACCAGTTCACTCGCCCAAGAAGCTGCTGCCCTGTGGTTCGCCGAAGGACATCACGCTGGACATATGGAACGCCTTCGCCCTGAACTACGAAGACGCAGAGATATCATGCTGGAGCTGCTTCAACGTCACTTTCATGGGATTGCGGAGTGGAAGATACCTGCTGGTGGGTTTTACATCTGGCTGCAATTCACGGTTGAACCTCTTTCTATCCGCCAATTGTTCCATACCTGTCTGGAGCAGGATGTACTAATCCACCCGGGCTATCTGTATGACAGGCTGGATGCGAGTCACATTCGGCTGTCTTACGCCTATGCTTCCCCTGATGAGATGGAGCGTGGACTACAATGCCTCGCAGAGGCTGTCCACAGGCATATGGATTCTGGCTCCTGA
- a CDS encoding methyl-accepting chemotaxis protein translates to MNIVEALVAASPYFKIMLKEHDIMIAVTDTEKFWYYVPSNELDLGIKAGDPVSLDDPTLRRALIHGETSANRIDAKFYGTSINSAATPLRDEQGNIVGTLAIGFSLQNEEKLEYFTELIGGISGKLTDMVQTVAAQSEQLTASSTQILDNTRMAVQNSGEVNKVAAFIREISEQTNLLGLNAAIEAARAGEAGAGFSVVASEVRKLSTGTKEATVNIERSLKDVQHSIQQMEQEITSISQSSNQQAVLVTEFSEVIDQLNSVSRDLKVFIESMLLKAE, encoded by the coding sequence TTGAACATCGTTGAAGCACTCGTTGCAGCAAGTCCATATTTTAAAATTATGCTGAAAGAACACGATATCATGATTGCGGTAACCGATACGGAGAAGTTCTGGTATTATGTTCCCAGCAACGAACTCGATCTGGGCATCAAGGCAGGAGACCCCGTTTCCCTCGATGACCCTACACTCCGCCGGGCACTTATACATGGAGAAACTTCAGCGAACCGTATTGATGCAAAATTCTATGGCACATCAATCAACTCGGCGGCCACCCCACTTCGGGATGAACAAGGAAATATCGTGGGCACACTTGCCATTGGTTTCTCTCTTCAGAACGAGGAAAAACTGGAGTACTTCACTGAATTGATCGGCGGTATCAGCGGAAAATTAACAGATATGGTGCAGACGGTAGCCGCCCAATCCGAGCAATTGACGGCATCTTCCACGCAGATTTTGGATAATACCCGCATGGCTGTGCAGAACTCAGGCGAAGTCAACAAGGTCGCCGCATTCATCCGTGAAATCTCAGAACAGACCAATCTGCTAGGCCTGAATGCAGCCATCGAAGCGGCCCGAGCAGGTGAAGCAGGCGCCGGATTCAGCGTCGTTGCATCTGAAGTGCGTAAACTTTCTACAGGCACCAAAGAAGCTACGGTGAATATCGAACGTTCCTTGAAGGATGTTCAGCATTCCATTCAGCAGATGGAGCAGGAGATCACATCCATCTCACAGTCTAGCAACCAACAAGCGGTGCTGGTAACCGAGTTCAGCGAGGTCATTGATCAGTTGAACAGTGTAAGCCGTGATCTGAAAGTGTTTATTGAATCCATGCTGCTGAAGGCGGAATAG
- a CDS encoding carbohydrate ABC transporter permease encodes MRMQRLNSYLIRLLLILGSLVAMLPIYMAVVNSFKTQGEMFQSFIALPTTLHWENYSDAFNKINLLGSSMNSTIVSFLGIGGIVFCASLAGYKLSRTSGRLSNLIFFLFVASMLVPFHSIMIPLTRVAKGMGVQGSTYGLALIYIGLGVNMAIFLYHGFVKSIPRELEESAQMDGCNEFQTFFQIIFPLLLPITVTIAILDFLWIWNDFLLPLLMLTDVNRYTLILSTNMLFGEYNKEWPLILSSLVLTAIPVILIYAFFQKFIMEGIAEGAVKG; translated from the coding sequence ATGAGGATGCAACGACTGAACAGTTATCTGATTCGACTGCTGCTGATTCTGGGCTCTCTCGTCGCTATGCTGCCGATCTACATGGCGGTGGTGAACTCTTTCAAAACGCAAGGTGAGATGTTCCAATCTTTTATCGCGCTGCCGACAACGCTTCACTGGGAGAATTATTCGGACGCGTTTAACAAAATCAATCTGTTGGGCAGTTCGATGAACTCGACGATTGTATCCTTTCTGGGGATCGGGGGAATCGTCTTCTGTGCCTCACTTGCGGGATACAAGCTGTCACGTACCTCCGGCCGGTTGAGCAACCTGATCTTCTTCCTGTTTGTTGCTTCCATGCTGGTACCGTTCCACTCGATCATGATTCCGCTGACACGGGTAGCCAAAGGCATGGGTGTACAGGGAAGTACGTACGGATTGGCCCTAATCTATATTGGGCTTGGTGTGAACATGGCGATCTTCCTCTATCACGGGTTTGTGAAGTCTATTCCGCGTGAATTGGAGGAATCGGCTCAGATGGACGGATGTAATGAGTTCCAGACGTTCTTCCAGATTATTTTCCCGCTCTTACTTCCCATCACAGTCACCATCGCGATTCTGGACTTCCTGTGGATCTGGAATGACTTTTTGTTGCCACTACTCATGCTGACCGATGTGAATCGTTATACGCTGATTCTGTCCACGAACATGCTGTTTGGTGAATATAACAAGGAATGGCCGTTGATTCTGTCCTCCCTGGTACTGACTGCGATCCCGGTTATTCTGATCTATGCGTTCTTCCAGAAGTTCATCATGGAGGGCATTGCTGAGGGTGCTGTAAAGGGGTAA